A single Inediibacterium massiliense DNA region contains:
- a CDS encoding M56 family metallopeptidase/LCP family protein has product MLLQIFRAILITSAVGSVLAALLLLLKPITKRCFGSTWQYYAWAIVLIVMMWPVTIRLPQVATNIAPDVSLNMEQNFKDETVQAEFENVQQIPLPAVDTKSLEQSTVNVLKDISFGITDMICYGWLVGLMLIFGINLIRYLIFLRAIHKNSVIISCPGIDADKIITRKTSMIDAPLMVGIFSPLLLLPDIEMSEENLKYILLHELTHYRRHDLWYKWFAMLVNTVHWFNPFSYIISRQIDQECEISCDLSVVAHMDEKEQKNYMNTILTLASQTRTNTKLFTTAMASNKNDIKRRFTMIKNATKKSKIAIFCSVITACVILGTSIFASGVLSDKTQSQDLHKPLEIGNVTENQTNILLIGVDDDEQMRADTLMLLSLNKTNNSLAVLSIPRDTLITSDKQDNKISTLMTDGDAQKITDAVTNNLEIPVNYYVRINFEGFRNIVDILGGVEFNVPIDMLYDDPAQNLHISLEKGLQILDGEKAEQLVRYRTGYHEGDIARIRMQQNFITQLIKQKFDTKYLAEISGLYNELSKNVVTNYPSVKIAEDLKALNKININDIETFILPGTTELRQTTSYFVVNDTELKNLVEKKFNKID; this is encoded by the coding sequence ATGTTATTACAGATTTTCAGAGCAATACTTATAACATCGGCAGTAGGAAGTGTTTTAGCGGCATTGTTGCTGTTGTTAAAGCCTATAACAAAGAGATGTTTTGGCTCTACATGGCAATATTACGCATGGGCAATTGTACTTATTGTTATGATGTGGCCTGTCACTATACGTCTACCACAGGTCGCCACTAATATAGCACCCGATGTTTCACTAAACATGGAACAGAATTTCAAAGACGAAACAGTACAAGCGGAATTCGAAAATGTACAACAAATACCCCTTCCAGCAGTTGACACTAAATCGCTCGAGCAAAGCACAGTAAATGTATTAAAGGATATTTCATTTGGAATAACAGATATGATATGTTATGGGTGGCTGGTCGGATTGATGTTGATATTTGGAATCAACCTGATTAGATATTTAATATTTTTGCGGGCAATTCACAAAAACTCCGTCATTATTTCCTGCCCTGGAATAGACGCAGATAAAATTATAACCCGAAAAACAAGCATGATTGACGCACCGCTTATGGTGGGGATTTTCAGTCCCTTGTTGCTCCTTCCCGATATAGAAATGTCGGAGGAAAATCTAAAATATATACTGTTACATGAGCTTACCCATTACAGGCGACATGACCTTTGGTATAAATGGTTTGCAATGCTTGTAAATACTGTTCATTGGTTTAATCCTTTCTCCTATATCATATCGAGGCAGATTGATCAGGAGTGTGAAATCTCTTGCGATCTATCTGTTGTGGCACATATGGACGAAAAGGAACAAAAAAACTATATGAACACAATATTAACACTTGCTTCACAAACAAGAACAAATACTAAACTGTTTACCACGGCAATGGCAAGCAATAAAAATGATATTAAAAGGAGATTTACCATGATTAAAAATGCTACAAAAAAAAGTAAAATAGCAATTTTCTGCTCAGTAATTACGGCTTGTGTAATACTTGGTACTTCTATTTTTGCAAGCGGAGTTTTGAGTGATAAAACCCAGTCACAAGATTTACATAAACCTCTGGAGATTGGGAATGTGACTGAAAATCAGACGAATATACTATTAATCGGCGTTGACGATGATGAGCAAATGCGTGCAGATACTTTAATGTTGCTCTCACTTAATAAAACTAATAACAGTCTAGCGGTGTTGTCAATTCCGCGAGATACCCTTATTACATCAGATAAGCAAGATAATAAAATATCTACTTTAATGACCGATGGTGATGCCCAAAAAATAACTGATGCAGTTACTAATAATCTTGAAATACCTGTTAATTATTACGTAAGAATAAATTTTGAAGGTTTTAGAAATATTGTGGATATTTTAGGTGGCGTGGAGTTTAATGTGCCTATTGATATGCTTTATGATGATCCTGCACAGAACTTACATATATCTTTAGAAAAAGGATTGCAAATATTGGATGGTGAAAAAGCAGAGCAATTAGTCCGTTATCGCACGGGTTATCACGAAGGCGACATTGCTAGAATACGAATGCAACAAAATTTTATTACACAACTAATAAAGCAAAAATTTGACACTAAATATCTCGCAGAAATAAGTGGATTGTATAACGAATTATCAAAAAACGTTGTAACAAATTATCCTTCTGTGAAAATTGCCGAAGATCTAAAGGCTTTAAATAAAATAAACATCAATGATATTGAGACTTTTATTTTACCTGGCACAACAGAATTACGTCAAACAACATCATATTTTGTAGTTAATGATACAGAATTAAAAAACCTAGTAGAGAAAAAATTTAATAAAATAGATTGA
- a CDS encoding BlaI/MecI/CopY family transcriptional regulator — protein MEKKAFEISEAELEVIKILWKTGKPMTVQEVCNTVVNKKWKYTTASTLLSRLVEKGAVAYEKKGKSYLYYPIIKKNDYKQLQTKNLVSKLYDGSVKNLAVSLFKTGEMSADDIEEIKKMFNL, from the coding sequence ATGGAAAAAAAAGCATTTGAAATCAGCGAGGCAGAATTAGAGGTTATCAAAATCCTTTGGAAAACTGGTAAACCAATGACAGTCCAGGAAGTATGTAACACCGTTGTTAATAAGAAGTGGAAATACACAACTGCTTCTACTTTGCTTAGTCGATTGGTAGAAAAGGGTGCGGTTGCATACGAAAAAAAAGGAAAGTCATATCTCTATTATCCAATTATCAAAAAGAATGATTACAAGCAATTGCAGACAAAAAACCTTGTATCAAAGTTATATGACGGCTCTGTAAAGAATTTAGCGGTTTCTCTATTCAAAACAGGAGAGATGTCCGCAGATGACATTGAAGAAATCAAAAAGATGTTTAATCTTTAG
- a CDS encoding ATP-binding cassette domain-containing protein, whose amino-acid sequence MDKKNDIEYIHVVGAREKNLKNINVKIPKKKITVFTGVSGSGKSSLVFDTIAAESQRQLNETYSSFIRHRLPHYGQPHVDAIENLSVAIIIDQKRIGGNARSTVGTITDIYSLLRLLFSRIGKPFVGYSDVFSFNNPQGMCPKCEGIGKIDMISIDRLLDKNKSLNEGAILFPTFEPGGWRLKRYIHSGFFDNDKKIKDFTEKELELLLYQSDIKVTTSDPQWPKTSLYEGLIPRIERSFLKKEDGEAKKYKKEIDKIVSKKTCPVCGGARLAQTVLQCKINGKNIADCVKMQVTDLIEFIYTINEPKATTMVKAIIDRLNHLVSIGLGYLSLNRETSTLSGGESQRIKMVRQLGSSLTGLTYIFDEPSIGLHPHDIDKINTLLNLLREKGNTVLIVEHDPDVIKIADHVIDMGPNAGINGGKIMYQGSLDGLKRSDTLTGKTFSRKIQLKENFRTPIGHLSLKNVHLHNLKNISVDIHKGVMTVVTGVAGSGKSTLINQVLPKVYPDTIFIDQKPIQTSKRSNIATFTGMFNKIRELFSKANHVKSPLFSFNSQGACPNCKGLGVTYTDLAFMDTIVTVCEECQGRRFTDEVLNYKLRGKSISEVLNMTVDEALDFFYEKDILDMLKKLKDVGITYITLGQPLNTLSGGELQRVKLASELENRGNVYVLDEPTTGLHMSDIWQLLKILNRLVDQGSTVIVIEHNLDVMSQADWIIDLGPLAGQQGGNLIFEGTIKDLVNCTSSITGQYLKKYIKEGE is encoded by the coding sequence ATGGATAAAAAAAATGATATAGAATATATACATGTAGTTGGGGCAAGAGAAAAAAATCTCAAGAATATAAATGTAAAAATTCCAAAGAAAAAGATAACTGTATTCACTGGTGTGTCTGGTTCAGGAAAGTCATCTTTGGTATTTGATACAATAGCGGCAGAATCGCAAAGACAACTCAATGAAACGTATTCGAGTTTTATTCGCCATCGTCTGCCACATTATGGACAGCCACATGTGGATGCTATAGAAAATTTATCTGTGGCAATTATTATTGATCAAAAACGTATTGGAGGAAATGCAAGGTCAACAGTTGGAACAATTACGGATATATATTCATTGTTAAGATTATTATTTTCTCGTATAGGAAAGCCATTTGTTGGTTATTCCGATGTTTTCTCATTTAATAATCCTCAAGGAATGTGCCCTAAGTGTGAGGGGATTGGGAAAATAGATATGATAAGTATTGATCGGCTGTTAGATAAAAATAAGTCTCTTAATGAAGGTGCAATTCTATTTCCTACCTTTGAGCCAGGAGGATGGCGATTAAAAAGATATATTCATTCAGGATTTTTTGACAATGATAAAAAAATCAAAGACTTTACAGAGAAAGAATTAGAGCTACTTTTATACCAATCAGATATTAAAGTAACAACTTCTGACCCCCAATGGCCTAAGACTTCCCTTTATGAAGGACTTATTCCTAGAATTGAGAGAAGTTTTCTCAAAAAGGAAGATGGAGAAGCAAAGAAATATAAAAAAGAAATTGATAAGATTGTTAGTAAAAAAACATGCCCTGTTTGTGGGGGTGCTAGATTAGCACAGACTGTTTTACAATGTAAAATAAACGGTAAGAATATTGCGGACTGTGTTAAAATGCAAGTTACAGATTTAATAGAGTTTATCTATACCATCAACGAACCAAAAGCCACTACTATGGTGAAAGCCATAATTGACCGACTTAACCATTTAGTTTCCATTGGTTTAGGGTATTTAAGCTTAAACAGAGAAACTTCAACACTTTCTGGAGGTGAATCTCAGCGCATAAAGATGGTCCGACAATTAGGAAGTAGTTTGACTGGTCTTACCTATATCTTTGATGAGCCAAGCATTGGCTTACATCCCCATGATATAGATAAAATCAATACACTTTTAAACCTTTTACGAGAAAAAGGAAATACGGTCTTGATAGTGGAGCATGACCCTGATGTTATTAAAATTGCAGATCATGTTATTGATATGGGACCGAATGCAGGTATAAACGGTGGAAAAATAATGTACCAAGGTTCATTAGATGGTCTGAAACGTTCTGACACGCTGACAGGTAAAACTTTTAGTAGAAAAATCCAACTGAAAGAAAACTTTAGAACCCCAATTGGGCATTTATCTTTAAAAAACGTACATTTACATAATCTCAAAAATATCAGCGTGGATATCCACAAAGGTGTTATGACAGTTGTAACAGGAGTTGCAGGATCAGGCAAAAGTACGTTAATCAATCAGGTTTTGCCAAAAGTTTATCCTGATACCATTTTTATCGACCAAAAACCAATACAGACTTCAAAACGATCTAACATTGCCACTTTTACTGGAATGTTTAATAAAATAAGAGAACTATTTTCCAAGGCAAATCATGTTAAATCTCCATTATTTAGTTTCAATTCCCAAGGAGCCTGTCCCAACTGTAAAGGGTTAGGAGTAACCTATACGGATTTAGCATTTATGGATACTATTGTAACAGTATGTGAGGAATGTCAAGGTAGACGATTCACAGACGAAGTATTAAATTATAAATTGAGAGGTAAGAGTATCAGTGAAGTTTTAAATATGACAGTTGATGAAGCCTTAGATTTTTTCTATGAAAAAGACATATTAGATATGCTGAAAAAATTGAAAGATGTAGGAATCACTTATATTACATTAGGACAACCCTTAAACACATTATCTGGGGGTGAATTGCAAAGAGTAAAACTTGCGTCAGAATTGGAAAACAGGGGAAATGTTTATGTATTGGACGAGCCTACAACAGGACTTCATATGTCAGATATATGGCAGCTACTTAAAATTTTGAACCGTCTTGTGGACCAAGGCAGCACTGTAATTGTAATAGAGCACAATTTAGACGTGATGAGTCAAGCTGACTGGATTATTGATTTAGGACCACTTGCTGGGCAACAAGGTGGGAATCTAATATTTGAAGGAACAATAAAAGATTTAGTAAATTGTACGTCCTCAATAACAGGACAATATTTAAAGAAATATATTAAGGAAGGTGAATAG
- a CDS encoding MarR family winged helix-turn-helix transcriptional regulator encodes MAKKELEDNYIPFQCMIISSINRFNIEGVTTAQYTILDILDKQGAKTTKELAEIRGISQAGMSKLTKRLLEKNYIIQQRRDTDRRIYDIMITTDGKNFLARSEKFRNEIMDLIEDTLSEKELKCFVKLCKKITDSYCVTNNIDSKK; translated from the coding sequence ATGGCTAAAAAAGAATTAGAAGATAATTATATTCCTTTTCAATGTATGATTATCAGTAGTATTAATCGCTTTAATATAGAAGGAGTGACAACAGCACAATATACTATACTAGATATCTTAGATAAGCAAGGAGCAAAGACCACAAAGGAGTTAGCAGAAATTCGTGGAATTTCCCAAGCGGGTATGTCTAAATTAACTAAAAGGCTTTTGGAAAAAAACTACATCATTCAACAACGGAGGGACACAGACCGTAGAATTTATGACATTATGATTACGACAGATGGAAAGAACTTTCTTGCAAGATCAGAAAAGTTTAGAAATGAAATTATGGACTTAATTGAAGATACTTTATCAGAAAAAGAATTGAAATGTTTTGTGAAGTTGTGTAAAAAAATCACTGATTCTTATTGTGTAACGAATAATATAGATTCTAAAAAATAA
- the hcp gene encoding hydroxylamine reductase: protein MFCYQCEQTMGGKGCTKHGVCGKSPEIANLQDLLIYQLKGISCYAKPLIEKGEIIDKEIVKFVENGLFTTLTNVNFDAEVHVKLLRESQKIKEALREKAPIGQYPDPAMYDLSDTKESMLKDSIKAGIMYDQELDADIRSLRSTILYGLKGISAYGHQARFINYHSDQVDQFYFLGLEATTNDNLTLEDLIRMTMRTGDMSVEVMRILDEANTETYENPSPHKVNVNIKKGPFIVISGHDLRDLEMLLQQTEGKGINVYTHGEMLPSHGYPSLKKYKHLVGNYGSAWQNQQKEFDNIPGCILMTTNCLMRPRESYKDRIFTTNVVGWDGVKNIKVNEEGTKDFSEIINKALELGGFKEDEEEKEILVGFGHHETLSHAETIVNAVKEGKIKHFFLIGGCDGAKPGRNYYTQFAEKVPKDCVILTLACGKYRFNKLDFGTVAGLPRLLDVGQCNDAYSAVKIASALADAFDTDVNSLPLTIVLSWYEQKAVADLLALLSLGINGMYLGPSLPAFISPNVLQYLVDTFDIKPISTPDDDLKNSLQQHY from the coding sequence ATGTTTTGTTATCAGTGTGAACAAACAATGGGAGGAAAAGGTTGTACAAAACATGGAGTATGTGGAAAGTCACCAGAAATAGCCAATTTACAAGATTTATTGATATACCAATTAAAAGGTATATCATGTTATGCAAAACCTTTAATTGAAAAGGGAGAAATTATAGATAAAGAAATTGTAAAATTTGTAGAGAATGGATTGTTTACTACTCTAACAAATGTAAATTTTGATGCAGAGGTTCATGTGAAATTATTAAGAGAATCACAAAAAATAAAAGAAGCTCTAAGGGAAAAAGCACCTATTGGACAATATCCTGATCCTGCTATGTATGATCTTAGTGACACTAAAGAATCAATGTTAAAGGACTCAATAAAAGCTGGTATTATGTATGATCAAGAACTAGATGCTGATATTCGTTCATTAAGATCCACTATACTTTATGGATTAAAAGGTATAAGTGCCTATGGTCATCAAGCAAGGTTTATTAATTATCATAGTGATCAAGTAGATCAGTTTTACTTCTTAGGATTAGAAGCTACTACAAATGATAATTTAACTCTTGAAGATTTGATTCGTATGACAATGAGAACAGGAGATATGAGTGTAGAAGTAATGAGAATTTTAGATGAAGCCAATACGGAGACATATGAAAATCCATCTCCACATAAAGTTAATGTAAACATTAAGAAAGGACCATTTATAGTTATATCAGGGCATGATCTGAGAGATTTAGAAATGCTCCTTCAACAAACAGAAGGAAAAGGCATTAATGTTTATACTCATGGAGAAATGTTACCGTCTCATGGATATCCATCACTAAAAAAATACAAGCATCTAGTAGGGAACTATGGTTCTGCATGGCAAAACCAGCAAAAAGAGTTTGATAATATACCTGGATGTATTTTGATGACTACTAACTGCTTAATGAGACCAAGAGAGTCCTATAAAGACAGAATATTTACTACTAATGTTGTAGGCTGGGATGGCGTTAAGAATATTAAAGTGAATGAAGAGGGTACAAAAGATTTTAGTGAAATTATAAATAAAGCGTTGGAACTTGGTGGATTTAAAGAAGATGAAGAAGAAAAGGAAATTTTAGTAGGATTTGGACATCATGAAACCTTATCTCATGCTGAAACTATAGTCAATGCAGTGAAGGAAGGAAAGATTAAACACTTTTTTTTAATAGGTGGATGTGATGGAGCAAAGCCAGGAAGAAATTACTATACTCAATTTGCTGAAAAAGTTCCTAAAGATTGTGTCATTCTAACATTAGCCTGTGGGAAGTATAGATTTAATAAATTAGATTTTGGAACAGTAGCAGGATTACCTAGACTATTAGATGTGGGACAATGTAATGATGCATATTCAGCAGTTAAAATTGCTTCGGCTCTTGCAGATGCATTTGACACAGATGTCAATTCTCTACCTCTAACTATAGTACTTTCCTGGTATGAACAAAAGGCAGTTGCTGATTTATTAGCATTATTATCTCTTGGAATCAATGGAATGTACTTAGGACCAAGTTTACCTGCGTTTATATCTCCAAATGTATTACAATACTTAGTAGATACATTTGATATAAAACCCATAAGTACTCCAGATGATGATTTGAAGAACTCTCTACAACAGCATTATTAA
- a CDS encoding amino acid ABC transporter ATP-binding protein, with protein sequence MIKVCNLSKKFADLEILKEIDLCIHPKEVVVIIGPSGSGKTTFLRCLNGLERIDHGRIEVGGVAIDSDVTHKKQIKKIRQLRKNTGMVFQNFNLFPHMSVIENVIEGLIMVKKMPIDVAISLGEKLLKKVGLLDKKNEYPSRLSGGQQQRVAIARSLAMEPKIMFFDEPTSALDPELVGEVLTVMQDLAKEGMTMVVVSHEMGFAREVADRVIFMDEGRIIEEGIPKKLFSNPQTERAQKFLGQILK encoded by the coding sequence GTGATTAAAGTATGTAATTTAAGTAAAAAATTTGCAGATTTAGAAATTTTAAAAGAAATTGATCTTTGTATTCATCCTAAAGAAGTAGTCGTAATTATAGGACCTAGTGGCTCAGGTAAAACTACATTTTTGCGATGTTTAAATGGACTCGAAAGAATAGATCATGGACGTATTGAGGTCGGAGGCGTTGCCATTGACTCTGATGTGACTCATAAAAAACAAATCAAAAAAATTCGTCAACTCCGAAAAAATACAGGAATGGTATTTCAAAATTTTAATTTATTTCCTCATATGAGTGTTATAGAAAATGTAATAGAAGGGCTTATTATGGTTAAAAAAATGCCTATAGATGTTGCTATATCACTGGGAGAAAAACTTTTAAAAAAAGTAGGCTTACTTGACAAGAAAAATGAATACCCTTCTCGGCTTTCAGGAGGTCAACAACAACGAGTTGCCATTGCACGTTCTTTAGCTATGGAACCTAAGATTATGTTTTTTGATGAGCCAACATCTGCACTCGATCCAGAATTAGTTGGAGAAGTATTAACTGTAATGCAAGATTTAGCTAAAGAAGGAATGACAATGGTAGTAGTTTCTCATGAAATGGGATTTGCTCGTGAAGTAGCTGATCGAGTAATTTTTATGGATGAAGGTAGAATCATTGAAGAAGGTATTCCTAAAAAATTATTTAGCAACCCTCAAACAGAAAGAGCACAAAAATTTTTAGGGCAAATATTAAAATAA
- a CDS encoding amino acid ABC transporter permease: protein MDLVLQDINLLLKGAYYTMLITIISMTFGLMIGLLVALARLTKHQTLATFAKGYVSIIRGTPLLVQIFIIYYGLPDIGILLDPLTAACISLSLNISAYISETLRGAILSIPKGQMEAAMCIGMTHYQAMRRIILPQAARVAIPPLGNTFIGMLKETSLVSVITVTELLRTSQLLISKHLVVMPFYIAIALMYWIMSTLFSIGLGFIERKLSKIYSS, encoded by the coding sequence ATGGACTTAGTACTACAAGACATCAATCTCCTTTTAAAGGGAGCCTATTACACTATGTTAATCACCATAATTTCTATGACATTTGGATTAATGATTGGATTATTGGTTGCTCTGGCTCGTTTGACAAAACATCAAACACTAGCTACATTTGCAAAGGGATATGTTTCTATTATTCGTGGTACACCTTTGTTAGTACAAATTTTTATTATTTACTATGGACTCCCAGATATAGGAATACTTTTAGATCCTCTTACAGCTGCCTGTATCTCTCTTAGTCTTAATATTAGTGCATATATATCTGAAACTTTAAGAGGTGCTATTCTTTCTATTCCTAAAGGACAAATGGAAGCAGCAATGTGTATAGGAATGACACACTACCAAGCAATGCGAAGAATTATTCTACCACAAGCAGCAAGAGTTGCTATTCCTCCATTAGGAAATACATTTATTGGTATGCTTAAGGAAACATCTTTAGTTTCTGTTATTACAGTAACCGAATTATTACGTACTTCCCAATTGTTAATATCAAAACATCTTGTTGTAATGCCATTTTATATTGCAATTGCTCTTATGTATTGGATCATGAGTACATTATTTTCTATAGGACTTGGGTTTATTGAAAGAAAACTATCAAAAATTTATTCATCTTAA